The Aquidulcibacter paucihalophilus genome has a window encoding:
- the lspA gene encoding signal peptidase II, producing MKIPRIAYAAFGFALIVIVLDQLTKAWIMGGLDLREMGHIRVLPPLFNLTWVENRGVSFGLFGDGSARWMLSAFSIAVAGILGWWALKADRRMLITAIGLIMGGALGNVIDRIRFGYVVDFLDFSGPHFFLGTMKISFPWIFNVADSAICIGVILLILDSVRAEQEAKVGLAAEKS from the coding sequence ATGAAAATCCCACGCATCGCCTACGCCGCCTTCGGCTTCGCCCTCATCGTCATCGTCCTCGACCAGCTGACCAAGGCCTGGATCATGGGTGGCCTCGACCTGCGCGAAATGGGGCACATCCGGGTTCTGCCCCCCCTCTTCAACCTGACCTGGGTCGAGAACCGCGGCGTCAGCTTCGGCCTGTTCGGCGACGGTTCGGCCCGCTGGATGCTCAGCGCCTTCTCGATCGCCGTGGCCGGCATCCTCGGCTGGTGGGCGCTCAAGGCCGACCGTCGCATGCTGATCACCGCCATCGGCCTGATCATGGGCGGCGCGCTCGGCAATGTGATCGACCGGATCCGCTTCGGCTATGTCGTCGATTTCCTGGACTTCTCCGGCCCGCATTTCTTCCTCGGCACGATGAAGATCAGCTTCCCGTGGATTTTCAACGTCGCCGACAGCGCCATCTGCATCGGCGTCATCCTGCTGATCCTCGACAGTGTTCGGGCAGAGCAGGAAGCCAAGGTTGGCCTCGCCGCCGAAAAGTCGTAA
- the hfaB gene encoding holdfast anchoring protein HfaB — MIVGSISRHLRTAGIACATAALLSGCISASAGPQGLYATPIGNAPVTANPTPYSAALYCMADYARRYNLPSPRMAVGRISDYTGTVSADGGRQITGGASLMAMTALAKSGARMVERYDTSVSEMELRYANNRLIGDDGPAGADDVQYRRIIAGSVPGTDFYIIGGITEVNYNIRSGGFDMAAGQATSQTPLSTAFAGKAYVMNIGIDLRLIQTTTLEVVDVVSYQKQIIGREISAGVFDFLDGNVFDISAGEGGLEPVQLAVRALIERATVEFMANLYGAPGPEVCLNAGPDPLGGTVGPTGGFYAAYPNTDTNNGETRADPSRWHDRRDGAVRRSRY, encoded by the coding sequence ATGATCGTTGGCTCCATCTCACGGCACCTGAGGACGGCCGGTATCGCCTGTGCGACCGCCGCGCTGCTGAGCGGCTGTATCTCGGCCTCGGCCGGTCCGCAGGGCCTCTACGCCACGCCCATCGGCAATGCGCCGGTCACGGCCAATCCGACCCCCTACTCGGCCGCCCTCTACTGCATGGCCGACTACGCCCGTCGCTATAACCTGCCCTCCCCGCGCATGGCTGTGGGCCGGATCTCCGACTACACCGGCACCGTCTCGGCCGATGGCGGCCGCCAGATCACGGGTGGGGCCTCGCTGATGGCCATGACCGCCCTGGCCAAGTCGGGCGCGCGAATGGTCGAGCGCTATGACACCTCGGTCTCCGAGATGGAGCTGCGCTACGCCAACAACCGCCTGATCGGTGACGATGGTCCCGCGGGCGCCGACGACGTCCAGTACCGGCGCATCATTGCGGGCTCGGTGCCCGGCACGGATTTCTACATCATCGGCGGCATCACCGAGGTGAACTACAATATCCGCTCGGGCGGCTTCGACATGGCTGCCGGCCAGGCGACCAGTCAGACGCCGCTGTCGACGGCGTTCGCGGGCAAGGCCTATGTGATGAACATCGGCATCGACCTGCGGCTGATCCAGACCACCACGCTGGAGGTGGTTGATGTGGTCTCCTACCAGAAGCAGATCATCGGCCGGGAGATCTCGGCCGGGGTGTTCGACTTCCTCGACGGCAATGTCTTCGACATCTCGGCCGGCGAAGGCGGGCTCGAGCCGGTCCAGCTGGCGGTGCGCGCCCTGATCGAACGCGCGACGGTCGAGTTCATGGCCAACCTCTACGGCGCGCCCGGCCCGGAAGTCTGCCTCAACGCCGGTCCCGACCCCCTGGGCGGCACGGTCGGCCCGACCGGAGGCTTCTATGCCGCTTACCCCAACACGGACACGAACAATGGCGAAACCCGCGCGGATCCGTCTCGCTGGCACGATCGCCGCGACGGTGCTGTGCGCCGCAGCCGCTACTGA
- a CDS encoding PAS domain-containing protein produces MFHPDTQFLIDHWTGLARRGGVRAGIPDRAALEPDALGLRLPRAFIAERTGEDAVIRLAGSWIEGFHSESLKDSDLLSVWRTASRPLVAGAMTQTVREARPVVIAALAGFLSAQIEIALVPLRGPSGAVDRILGLYAPIASLSFAPDEPRLLTARVSIGVGEAARPALSLAAVGGRRIA; encoded by the coding sequence ATGTTTCATCCTGACACGCAGTTCCTGATCGACCACTGGACGGGTTTGGCCCGCCGCGGAGGCGTTCGCGCGGGGATTCCCGACCGCGCCGCGCTGGAGCCGGACGCCCTCGGGCTGCGCCTGCCGCGCGCCTTTATCGCCGAACGTACCGGTGAAGATGCCGTCATCCGCCTCGCGGGCAGCTGGATCGAGGGTTTTCACAGCGAATCTCTCAAGGACAGCGACCTTCTGTCCGTCTGGCGCACCGCCTCGCGCCCCCTGGTCGCGGGGGCCATGACCCAGACCGTGCGCGAGGCCCGGCCCGTCGTGATCGCCGCCCTCGCCGGTTTCCTGTCGGCCCAGATCGAGATCGCCCTTGTCCCACTTCGGGGCCCCTCGGGCGCGGTTGACCGGATTCTGGGGCTCTACGCGCCGATCGCCAGCCTGAGCTTCGCCCCAGACGAGCCCCGCCTGCTCACCGCCCGGGTCTCGATCGGCGTGGGCGAGGCCGCCCGCCCTGCCCTCTCGCTCGCCGCCGTCGGCGGCCGCAGGATCGCCTGA
- the hfaA gene encoding holdfast anchoring protein HfaA, with the protein MTDRTRTLTALAVAAVATLAVPAAAAAQSAGSSGMGAYSAGYGGARYTTARPQTGSTRDANGNRLIVDGIIQAGASAYSSASGGVSSSFSGAGGNGGTAIGGSTAIGNSLNVVVQGNHNTVIVNSTQVNNGAVTAGTTLNGTLRLP; encoded by the coding sequence ATGACCGACCGGACCCGGACCCTGACTGCCCTCGCTGTTGCCGCCGTCGCGACGCTGGCTGTGCCCGCTGCGGCCGCCGCGCAGTCCGCGGGATCCTCCGGCATGGGCGCCTATTCGGCCGGCTATGGCGGGGCACGCTATACAACGGCACGGCCGCAGACCGGTTCGACCCGGGACGCCAACGGCAACCGGCTGATCGTGGATGGAATCATCCAGGCCGGCGCGAGCGCCTATTCCAGCGCCTCCGGCGGGGTCTCCTCCAGCTTTTCCGGCGCAGGCGGGAACGGCGGCACGGCCATCGGCGGCTCCACCGCCATCGGCAACAGCCTGAACGTCGTGGTCCAGGGCAATCACAACACGGTCATCGTCAACTCGACCCAGGTCAACAACGGCGCCGTCACCGCCGGAACGACACTGAACGGCACGCTGAGGCTTCCATGA
- a CDS encoding DUF3035 domain-containing protein: MRLRTVAVLTLTTSMFALGACSGIRTGVGLNKITPDEFLTVSTAPLTVPPEYGLRPPAPGQPRPQELAPESAARQILLGQRQAVTRSEGEQALVAQAGGDRADPLARYVVDDEFGDLAHKEESWANRIMFWRRDDAATQAPTTLQTSEGAVNVDAASEYARVQALTGGRTGISITPRRDTGFKLPGL, encoded by the coding sequence ATGCGTCTTCGCACCGTCGCCGTTCTGACCCTCACCACCTCGATGTTCGCCCTGGGCGCCTGCTCAGGCATCCGGACGGGCGTTGGCCTGAACAAGATCACGCCGGACGAGTTTCTGACCGTCTCGACCGCCCCCCTGACCGTGCCGCCGGAGTACGGCCTGCGCCCGCCGGCACCGGGCCAGCCGCGTCCGCAGGAGCTAGCCCCTGAATCCGCCGCCCGCCAGATCCTGCTCGGCCAACGTCAGGCCGTGACGCGTTCGGAAGGCGAGCAGGCCCTGGTGGCCCAGGCCGGCGGCGACCGCGCCGATCCCCTCGCCCGCTACGTCGTGGACGACGAGTTCGGCGACCTGGCGCACAAGGAAGAAAGCTGGGCCAACCGCATCATGTTCTGGCGCCGTGACGACGCCGCGACCCAGGCCCCGACGACGCTCCAGACCTCCGAAGGTGCCGTCAACGTCGACGCGGCGAGCGAATACGCCCGCGTTCAGGCCCTGACGGGAGGCCGCACCGGCATCTCGATCACGCCGCGCCGCGACACGGGTTTCAAACTCCCGGGCCTCTAG
- a CDS encoding DMT family transporter, giving the protein MITPDKPHSPLSPVEILAIIAVVVIWGVNNAAAKLATETLPPLLTGALRFGIAAACLVPFVRRPFPNWKSLLIITGIGGPVHYGLIYLAYWLAKDVSPVSVASQLWVPFTALFAFLLLRERLSRIALTGVAVAFLGVAWMTLDPHALLDWKAILVGTGAACAWALTTVVARRTTSIPPLKMQGLLALVTLPTLAFASAVFEQGQWAAVQKADALVWACVIWAGLVSSVLATTLVFWLVQKREAGRVTPYLLATPVVSILIGWGFMGDVLTPQILAGAALTMGGVAIVALAERGLRAGAAKG; this is encoded by the coding sequence GTGATCACACCTGACAAGCCGCACAGCCCGCTCTCGCCCGTCGAGATCCTCGCCATCATCGCGGTGGTGGTGATCTGGGGTGTGAACAATGCGGCGGCCAAACTGGCCACAGAAACCCTGCCGCCATTGCTGACCGGTGCCCTTCGATTCGGCATTGCGGCGGCCTGTCTGGTTCCGTTCGTGCGGCGGCCGTTTCCGAACTGGAAGAGCCTGCTGATCATCACGGGCATTGGCGGACCGGTCCATTACGGCCTGATCTACCTCGCCTACTGGCTGGCGAAGGACGTCAGCCCCGTGTCCGTGGCTTCCCAGCTGTGGGTGCCGTTCACGGCCCTGTTCGCCTTTCTGCTGCTCCGGGAGCGGCTGTCGCGCATTGCGCTGACGGGCGTGGCCGTCGCCTTCCTCGGCGTCGCCTGGATGACCCTTGATCCCCACGCCCTGCTGGACTGGAAGGCGATCCTGGTCGGGACCGGCGCGGCCTGCGCCTGGGCGCTGACGACGGTCGTGGCGCGACGGACGACCTCGATCCCGCCGCTCAAGATGCAGGGACTGCTGGCATTGGTCACCCTGCCCACCCTGGCCTTCGCTTCAGCCGTGTTTGAACAGGGCCAGTGGGCCGCGGTCCAGAAGGCCGACGCGCTGGTCTGGGCGTGCGTGATCTGGGCCGGGCTGGTGTCGTCGGTACTGGCCACGACGCTGGTGTTCTGGCTGGTGCAGAAGCGGGAGGCGGGGCGGGTGACGCCCTATCTGCTGGCGACGCCCGTGGTGTCGATCCTGATCGGCTGGGGGTTCATGGGCGATGTGCTGACGCCGCAGATCCTGGCCGGGGCGGCCCTGACCATGGGGGGCGTCGCCATCGTCGCCCTGGCCGAACGCGGTCTGAGAGCCGGCGCCGCCAAGGGCTGA
- a CDS encoding insulinase family protein: MRSARLFLLAAASVAVLTAAAPALAQVQPSDPWAQATSDIPVDTNVRFGVLPNGMQYAVMRNATPPGQASLRLRIDAGSLMENEDQLGLAHFMEHMAFNGTTNIPENELLRILERLGLAFGADTNAATGFDQTFYQLELPRTNDETVDAALRIMREQVSEALMDPAAVDAERGVIEGEERTRNTPGLRSAKAQLALLAPGQRLSNRFPIGDLNIIRTAPRDRFVEFYNAYYRPNRATFIAVGDFDVDVMEAKIRAAFESWQPKAAEGPEPDLGTVQPRGPQTSILVEPGIQSSIQLNWVRDPDLDPDTVAERRSNLIRNLGLAVLNRRLGEISRQENAPFINAGASSSTVVDSLEIGGINATFNPGGWQRALETIEQEQRRLVQFGVSDAELQREITDTRTALENAAAAAATRTTPGLVNGLLNAANSESVFTAPATNLALFNQAVEGLTAAQVNGVLPPVFEGQGPVILVITPVEIEGGADAVTAALAASRQAPVAAPAAQAQLDWPYSNFGAPTAPTDRTELAAVGATVVTFPNGVRLTVKPTTFRDEQILISVRTGIGELSLPTDRSTPLAFAGFVFQAGGLGQLTADELNRVLSGRIYSVGFSADSDAWQLSGATRPQDLNLQMQVLTAYLTDPGLRPAPFQQIQALFPQIIAQQMATPGGAFAMQSGELLASGDRRESLPTAAEVSSWTIEELRSGVTAGLASGPIDVTVVGDVTVEDAIAAVSTTFGALPARGPAPQPAPGATERRFPAGTAEPVVLKHTGPGEQGLAYIAWPTTDSVADRTEARTIQILGEVMSLRATEEIRERLAIAYSPGVGASTSDTFAGYGSIFVQALTRPESFTAFYDAVNAITASLRDTPITEDELNRARLPEVERLKRTQAGNEYWLGQLSGVAANPADVDQILTHISDLEAITVADIQRAARQYLRAETAWRGVSVSDNPAAPPAAAQ; the protein is encoded by the coding sequence ATGCGTTCCGCTCGCCTGTTTCTGCTTGCCGCGGCTTCCGTCGCCGTCCTGACCGCCGCCGCGCCGGCGCTCGCGCAGGTCCAGCCTTCCGATCCATGGGCCCAGGCGACCAGCGACATTCCGGTCGACACCAATGTCCGCTTCGGCGTCCTGCCCAACGGCATGCAGTACGCCGTCATGCGCAATGCCACGCCGCCCGGACAGGCCTCCCTGCGCCTGCGCATCGACGCCGGCTCGCTGATGGAGAATGAAGACCAGCTGGGTCTCGCCCACTTCATGGAGCACATGGCCTTCAACGGGACGACCAACATCCCCGAGAATGAACTGCTGCGCATCCTCGAGCGTCTGGGCCTGGCCTTCGGGGCCGACACCAATGCCGCGACCGGCTTTGACCAGACCTTCTACCAGCTGGAACTGCCGCGCACGAACGACGAGACCGTCGATGCCGCCCTGCGGATCATGCGCGAGCAGGTGTCCGAAGCGCTGATGGACCCCGCCGCCGTGGACGCCGAACGCGGCGTGATCGAGGGCGAGGAGCGGACCCGCAACACCCCCGGCCTTCGCTCCGCCAAGGCGCAGCTGGCCCTGCTGGCACCCGGCCAGCGCCTGTCCAACCGCTTCCCGATCGGCGATCTGAACATCATCCGGACCGCGCCGCGCGACCGGTTCGTGGAATTCTACAACGCCTACTACCGTCCGAACCGGGCCACCTTCATCGCCGTCGGCGACTTCGATGTCGATGTCATGGAAGCCAAGATCCGCGCGGCCTTCGAAAGCTGGCAGCCGAAGGCCGCCGAGGGTCCGGAGCCGGACCTGGGCACGGTCCAGCCGCGCGGACCCCAGACCAGCATTCTGGTCGAGCCCGGCATCCAGTCGTCGATCCAGCTGAACTGGGTTCGCGATCCCGACCTGGACCCCGACACCGTGGCGGAGCGCCGCTCGAACCTGATCCGCAACCTCGGCCTGGCGGTGCTCAACCGTCGCCTCGGGGAGATCTCGCGTCAGGAGAACGCGCCGTTTATCAACGCCGGCGCGTCCAGCTCGACCGTGGTCGACAGCCTGGAAATCGGCGGCATCAACGCCACCTTCAATCCGGGCGGCTGGCAGCGCGCGCTTGAGACGATCGAACAGGAACAGCGTCGGCTGGTTCAGTTCGGCGTATCGGACGCCGAGTTGCAGCGTGAGATCACCGACACCCGCACGGCACTGGAAAACGCCGCCGCCGCCGCCGCGACCCGCACCACGCCGGGCCTGGTCAACGGTCTGCTGAACGCCGCGAACAGCGAGTCGGTCTTCACCGCCCCGGCGACCAACCTCGCGCTCTTCAACCAGGCCGTCGAGGGTCTGACGGCGGCGCAGGTCAACGGCGTCCTGCCGCCCGTCTTTGAAGGACAGGGCCCGGTGATCCTGGTCATCACCCCGGTCGAAATCGAAGGTGGCGCAGACGCCGTCACCGCAGCCCTCGCGGCCTCGCGCCAGGCGCCCGTCGCGGCCCCCGCCGCCCAGGCCCAGCTGGACTGGCCCTACTCGAACTTCGGCGCTCCGACCGCGCCGACCGACCGGACCGAACTGGCCGCTGTCGGAGCCACGGTCGTCACCTTCCCGAACGGCGTCCGCCTGACGGTGAAGCCGACCACCTTCCGCGACGAGCAAATCCTCATCAGCGTCCGGACCGGTATCGGCGAGCTGTCCCTGCCGACCGACCGCTCCACGCCGCTGGCCTTCGCCGGCTTCGTGTTCCAGGCGGGCGGCCTCGGCCAGCTGACGGCCGATGAACTCAACCGCGTCCTCAGCGGCCGCATCTACAGCGTTGGCTTCAGCGCTGACAGCGATGCCTGGCAGCTGTCGGGTGCCACCCGCCCGCAGGATCTGAACCTGCAGATGCAGGTGCTGACCGCCTATCTGACGGATCCGGGCCTGCGCCCTGCGCCGTTCCAGCAGATCCAGGCACTGTTCCCGCAGATCATCGCCCAGCAGATGGCCACCCCGGGCGGGGCCTTCGCCATGCAGTCCGGCGAGCTTCTCGCCAGCGGCGACCGGCGCGAATCGCTTCCCACGGCCGCGGAGGTGAGCTCCTGGACGATCGAGGAACTGCGCAGCGGTGTCACCGCCGGCCTGGCCTCCGGTCCGATCGATGTGACGGTGGTCGGTGACGTGACGGTGGAAGACGCCATCGCCGCTGTCTCCACGACGTTCGGAGCCCTGCCCGCCCGTGGACCCGCGCCCCAACCGGCGCCGGGTGCCACCGAGCGGCGCTTCCCGGCCGGCACCGCCGAGCCGGTCGTGCTGAAGCACACCGGTCCCGGTGAACAGGGCCTGGCCTACATCGCCTGGCCGACCACCGACTCCGTCGCGGACCGCACGGAAGCCCGGACCATCCAGATCCTCGGCGAGGTCATGAGCCTGCGCGCCACCGAGGAGATCCGCGAACGTCTGGCCATCGCCTATTCGCCGGGCGTCGGTGCCAGCACGTCCGACACCTTCGCCGGCTACGGCTCAATCTTCGTCCAGGCACTGACCCGACCGGAGTCCTTCACGGCCTTCTACGACGCTGTGAACGCCATCACGGCCTCGCTCAGGGATACGCCGATCACGGAAGACGAACTGAACCGTGCCCGCCTGCCCGAGGTGGAGCGGCTGAAACGCACCCAGGCCGGAAACGAATACTGGCTGGGACAACTGTCCGGCGTGGCCGCCAATCCGGCTGACGTCGATCAGATCCTGACCCACATCTCCGATCTGGAGGCCATCACCGTGGCCGACATCCAGCGCGCGGCGCGTCAGTATCTGCGGGCCGAAACGGCCTGGCGCGGCGTGTCGGTTTCCGACAACCCCGCCGCCCCCCCGGCAGCGGCACAGTAG
- the hfaD gene encoding holdfast anchor protein HfaD produces MAKPARIRLAGTIAATVLCAAAATEAAAQDGTIVLNQQLQLGDVFAGQTLNVVDSQDQVTVGTSAQGNSASGAVYNGSITVQSDQTMQGDAVATTDITLGGDTYGVVNATTQAGGNYLAVSAYDASLTLDAAQTTDNGLISATTEVGDSNARLHAGAAVGASAISNTVAVYGQTSVVSGTIDQASSAIVRSFGRIESQYIPAEASVSSQAIANAIAVNSDNTSGQDLSIAQRSFGSFIEAEASANSGNAWDLAARARATANQAVLYNEGGSVVNASDQRNSSFVRASALTTAYDYGRAEAYARGAANELSVGNNDIYVEIDNTQFNTGGVDVTSTFSGTNGYDISVGADAVGNSVTGYACSECEGRLEASNTQTNTGDVSAVANTTVAGSNRSVITGANAVGNSASFYVSRPGN; encoded by the coding sequence ATGGCGAAACCCGCGCGGATCCGTCTCGCTGGCACGATCGCCGCGACGGTGCTGTGCGCCGCAGCCGCTACTGAGGCCGCGGCCCAGGACGGCACGATCGTCCTGAACCAGCAACTGCAACTGGGCGACGTCTTCGCCGGCCAGACGCTGAACGTCGTCGATTCGCAGGACCAGGTGACGGTCGGGACCTCGGCCCAGGGCAACAGCGCCTCGGGCGCGGTCTACAACGGCTCGATCACCGTCCAGTCCGACCAGACCATGCAGGGCGACGCGGTCGCGACCACCGACATCACCCTCGGCGGCGACACCTATGGTGTGGTCAACGCCACGACCCAGGCCGGCGGCAACTATCTGGCGGTCAGCGCCTATGACGCCAGCCTGACGCTGGACGCAGCCCAGACGACCGACAACGGCCTGATCAGCGCCACCACCGAAGTCGGCGACAGCAACGCCCGTCTGCATGCCGGTGCCGCGGTCGGCGCCTCGGCCATCTCCAACACCGTGGCCGTCTATGGCCAGACCTCGGTGGTCAGCGGGACGATCGACCAGGCCTCATCCGCCATCGTCCGGTCGTTCGGCCGGATCGAGAGCCAGTACATCCCGGCCGAGGCCAGCGTGAGCAGCCAGGCCATCGCCAACGCCATCGCGGTCAACAGCGACAACACCTCGGGCCAGGACCTGAGCATCGCGCAGCGGTCCTTCGGCAGCTTCATCGAGGCCGAGGCCAGCGCCAACTCCGGCAATGCCTGGGACCTCGCCGCCCGCGCCCGCGCCACCGCCAACCAGGCCGTGCTCTATAATGAGGGCGGCTCGGTCGTGAACGCCTCGGACCAGCGAAACTCCAGCTTCGTCCGCGCCTCCGCCCTGACCACCGCCTATGACTACGGCCGCGCCGAAGCCTATGCCCGCGGCGCGGCGAACGAGCTCTCGGTCGGCAATAACGACATCTACGTCGAGATCGACAACACCCAGTTCAATACGGGCGGCGTGGACGTGACCTCCACCTTCTCGGGCACGAACGGCTATGACATCTCGGTCGGGGCCGACGCCGTCGGCAACAGCGTGACCGGCTACGCCTGCTCCGAATGCGAGGGCCGACTGGAAGCCAGCAACACCCAGACGAACACCGGCGATGTCTCGGCTGTCGCCAATACAACCGTCGCGGGTTCCAATCGTTCGGTGATCACCGGCGCAAACGCCGTCGGAAACTCGGCCAGCTTCTACGTCTCGCGGCCTGGAAATTAA
- a CDS encoding PhoH family protein: MEASMTKRAAIKRQTRETSREHGVLDSRQFMEDSKVRRLPTHAGWSPYPSNDDRDQAYLKTLKPKSDGQAELMTAIDHHNLVLALGPAGTGKTYLAVAKAVEALEAGKVGRIVLSRPAVEAGESIGFLPGDMEDKLAPYLRPLYDALSDRLSMKRVKALMAEGLIEIAPIGYMRGRTLNNAFIVVDEAQNCTYVQLKMLLTRLGWHSTMVVTGDPQQSDLLPGISGLMDVAQRLEPVPDIAVVRLAEQDIVRHPLVASMIGVL, from the coding sequence CTGGAGGCGTCCATGACCAAGCGTGCGGCCATCAAGCGTCAGACCCGCGAGACATCCCGTGAACACGGTGTGCTCGATTCCCGTCAGTTCATGGAGGACTCCAAGGTACGCCGGCTCCCAACCCACGCCGGCTGGTCGCCCTATCCATCCAATGACGATCGCGACCAGGCCTATCTGAAAACGCTGAAGCCCAAGTCGGACGGCCAGGCCGAGCTGATGACGGCCATCGACCACCACAACCTCGTCCTGGCCCTCGGGCCGGCAGGCACGGGCAAGACCTATCTGGCCGTGGCCAAGGCGGTCGAGGCGCTCGAGGCCGGCAAGGTCGGCCGCATCGTCCTCAGCCGCCCCGCCGTCGAGGCCGGCGAATCGATCGGCTTCCTCCCCGGCGACATGGAGGACAAGCTCGCCCCCTATCTGCGTCCGCTCTACGACGCCCTTTCCGACCGGCTCAGCATGAAGCGGGTGAAGGCCTTGATGGCCGAGGGCCTGATCGAGATCGCGCCCATCGGCTACATGCGCGGCCGCACCCTGAACAACGCCTTCATCGTCGTCGATGAGGCCCAGAACTGCACCTATGTGCAGCTGAAGATGCTGCTGACCCGCCTGGGCTGGCATTCGACCATGGTGGTCACGGGCGATCCCCAGCAGTCCGACCTGCTGCCGGGCATCTCAGGCCTCATGGATGTCGCCCAGCGACTGGAGCCCGTGCCGGACATCGCCGTGGTGCGGCTCGCCGAACAGGACATCGTCCGGCACCCGCTCGTGGCTTCGATGATCGGCGTCCTTTGA
- a CDS encoding cation:proton antiporter yields MPHADSLILTLVGGFVLAFVFGMVANRLKLSPLVGYLVAGIAVGPHTLGFVADTELAPQLAEVGVILLMFGVGLHFSLADLMKVRKIAVPGALFQIAAATALGWGLGRLMGMSDLEATLMGFALSVASTVVLLRALEERRQVKGQVGRLAMGWLIVEDLVIVLALVIMPLLIIQPGEALNGAELAQSIGWTLFKVAGFVGVMLVVGARLLPWLLIRIAHTRSRELFTLGVLAIALGIAWIAYWLFHSFALGAFLAGLVLNSSPLGHNAAERSLPLRDAFAVLFFVSVGMLFDPTILVREPLAVLGLLGIVIVGKSLAALAITTAFKLDRATSLTVAAALAQIGEFSFILAAVSVQLGGMRQETHDLILAAALLSISLNPFVFALIDRMGARPKPPSAEAMEKAAAVNPATA; encoded by the coding sequence GTGCCCCATGCCGACAGTCTGATTCTCACCCTGGTCGGCGGCTTTGTGCTGGCCTTTGTGTTCGGCATGGTGGCCAACCGGCTGAAGCTGTCCCCGCTGGTCGGCTATCTGGTAGCGGGGATCGCGGTCGGCCCGCACACCCTGGGCTTCGTCGCGGACACGGAACTGGCCCCGCAGCTGGCGGAGGTTGGCGTGATCCTGCTGATGTTCGGGGTCGGGCTGCATTTTTCGCTGGCCGACCTGATGAAGGTGCGGAAGATCGCCGTCCCCGGGGCCCTGTTCCAGATCGCCGCCGCCACAGCCCTGGGCTGGGGACTGGGCCGTCTGATGGGGATGAGCGATCTGGAGGCGACCCTGATGGGGTTCGCCCTGTCGGTCGCCTCGACGGTCGTGCTGCTGCGGGCGCTCGAGGAACGCAGACAGGTCAAGGGCCAGGTCGGCCGGCTGGCCATGGGCTGGCTGATCGTCGAGGACCTGGTGATCGTCCTGGCGCTGGTCATCATGCCGCTCCTGATCATTCAGCCCGGTGAAGCGCTGAATGGCGCCGAACTGGCGCAGTCCATCGGCTGGACGCTGTTCAAGGTCGCCGGCTTTGTCGGGGTGATGCTGGTGGTCGGAGCCCGTCTGCTGCCCTGGCTCCTGATCCGGATCGCTCATACGCGGTCGCGGGAGCTGTTCACCCTCGGGGTGCTGGCCATCGCCCTCGGCATCGCCTGGATCGCCTACTGGCTGTTCCACTCGTTCGCCCTCGGTGCCTTCCTCGCGGGCCTCGTGTTGAACAGTTCGCCGCTGGGCCACAATGCGGCCGAACGGTCGCTGCCGCTCAGGGACGCCTTTGCGGTGCTGTTCTTCGTCTCGGTCGGCATGCTGTTTGACCCGACCATACTGGTGCGTGAGCCGCTGGCCGTGCTGGGCCTGCTGGGTATCGTCATTGTCGGCAAGTCGCTGGCGGCGCTGGCCATCACCACGGCCTTCAAGCTGGACAGGGCGACCAGTCTGACGGTCGCCGCGGCCCTGGCCCAGATCGGCGAGTTTTCATTCATTCTGGCGGCGGTCAGCGTCCAGCTGGGCGGCATGCGGCAGGAGACGCACGACCTGATCCTTGCGGCGGCCCTGCTGTCGATCTCGCTGAATCCGTTTGTCTTCGCCCTGATCGACCGGATGGGGGCACGGCCGAAGCCGCCATCGGCCGAGGCCATGGAAAAGGCCGCCGCCGTGAATCCGGCGACGGCCTGA
- a CDS encoding gamma carbonic anhydrase family protein codes for MNVYGLGDKKPQLPPEGEYWVAPNATLVGDVILKPGASVWFGAVLRGDNDPITIGRDTNIQDGSVLHSDPGEPLTIGDGVTVGHMVMLHSCEIGDNTLIGIGAVVLGRAKIGKNCLIGANTLITEGKVIPDGSLVMGQPGKVVRELEPGQIEALKASAAHYVQNWKRYARDLKA; via the coding sequence ATGAATGTTTACGGTCTTGGCGACAAGAAACCACAGCTTCCGCCTGAGGGCGAATACTGGGTGGCACCGAACGCAACCCTCGTAGGAGACGTGATTCTCAAACCGGGCGCCAGCGTCTGGTTCGGGGCTGTTCTGCGCGGCGACAATGACCCCATCACCATTGGTCGCGACACCAATATCCAGGACGGCAGTGTGCTGCATTCCGATCCAGGCGAGCCGCTGACGATCGGCGACGGGGTGACCGTCGGCCATATGGTGATGCTTCACAGCTGCGAGATCGGCGACAACACCCTGATCGGTATCGGCGCGGTGGTGCTGGGCCGGGCGAAGATCGGGAAGAACTGCCTGATCGGGGCCAACACCCTGATCACCGAGGGCAAGGTCATCCCCGACGGATCGCTGGTCATGGGCCAGCCGGGCAAGGTGGTGCGGGAGCTGGAGCCGGGCCAGATCGAGGCGCTGAAGGCCTCGGCCGCCCACTATGTGCAGAACTGGAAGCGGTACGCGCGCGACCTGAAGGCCTGA